The DNA window GAAGGCATTGTTTACAAAATGGAGTAAAAAGTATGTAATATTATGtctaaaaatcaattttccacATACATGTCATACACATACTTTTACTGTAGATACAGCCTTGAGTAAATCCCTTCAAACCTGGATTTATGTTGGGCTTTATACACTTTGTTTAACAGTCTGATTTTCAAGGGTGATGCTTTATTCTATCTGTAAGCGATCTGTAATTGCTTAGTTTAACTCTGTCCAAGGAAACTCAGCACCTTTGAAAATGAGGCTTTTGACTTGTGTGCCTAAATCTGAATCTAGGCATGTAATTTTAAACATCCAGgtttgaaagatttaaaaacaaaagtaccttttaaattaacagttgaaaagctgattttaatttagaaacttttcattattttcaaactcttttaaaaaatctgtgtaaCCATTTCAGGATATGACCAGCCTCTCTTTAAAAGTAacatggaaaacagcagcataaaTACCTCCCAATGTACCAGTACCTGCCAAAAACCTTTTTCAGTTAAACTTGAATTTCTGGTGCACATGCAACACAACAATGAACACTCTagcatttaatttaaagaaaaaggtgcAAAATGAAAGTGCCTTATCAATTCAACAAGAAAAGCTATACCAGTAActacattttatattaattaaaacaatatataaacAATATCTCTTTTGCTATATATAGTCTTCATGCCCATTTACCCTGTAATATATTATAATGCTATTGTTGCTATTGCTATGGACCCTTTTCATGCCGTTCTGTCTACTGGCAAACAGTGGTAGGTGAAAAAAATCGTCCTTCATGAAACAATGAGCAAGTTGTGCAAACTGATGCTGAAATCTCTGCAATGCACACCAGTCGCTGATTACTAGGTGGACTCTCTGTTCTGATCAACAAATTGATTGTTCTGTCAGAAGTCTGGGCAGTGAACTACAAGAGAAAACAACCTTCTGATATTAGTACCCTCAGTCTGTGTAAACAGAGGTCAAGGATTGAGAAGCTGAGACAGAAAAAGGGTCCATATTTGTAGGCATAATGGAAATCATATGCATGAGAAAAACAAGTTCaactttgtttcattgtttccCATCCTTCGCCTGACCCCGACTGCCAAGAGATGTGCAGTGTGTTGGCTCCCTAGGTCTGTGCAGGGCCATATAAAGtgtcttggttttcttttttttctctttttttttttccttttcctttcttttgtttaaatgtttgtacTTCAGACATTCTAGAAGTGCTTAGGTGATACGTTTACCCATCAATTTGCATCGCTGGCTCAAATTCTGAAGTGAACAACTCCTTGTAAAGTGGAGGAAAATGAAGTCGTACAATGTCTGGGTATATTGCTTTAAATGCCATAAGCTTTTCTGTATGTCGTCCACACAGTGCTCTTAAAGTAGACACTTTGCATattaactgtaaaaaaaaatgaacagaagtcACAGAGTAATACATGGAACCAGACCTCCTTAGGATTAGAGCTCTCTCAAACATATGGAATTCACTTCAGTTGTTTACCTTAACAGTGACATTTCAGAAGCATAGTAATGGCTAAGTATGGTatgtcagatttaaaaaaaaaaaacgggggggggggggggggaagccacTAAAATGCTATCAAGTAATGTACGAATACTATTTGTGAAAGAATCTTTCCTTGAAGTCGCTAGGAAAATGTATCACTTGCCTAGTATCTAGGCAATACCACCAGCACCAGATTGATATGGAACTATTTCCTGTCTGGACCTTTATTCATGCTACTTAGTTACTCCCTTGGAAGAAGGCATGGCTGATTGCTTCTTAAACCCAGTGTATTATAGAGGGAAATGGCAGTATAATAGACCCGGCTATTTTCATTTATGCCCAATaaaggtaaaatgaaattgtcataaagaaaagatcagaaaaatctGTACTTGAAAATATGACTAGGGCGGTCATTGAACTGagtacatatttttataaaagcacTGGAAGAAACCTTCCAACAAAGGTATCTAAAGTATATGCTGGGAAAAGAATGATATGAGGTAGGACTTGAAATGAGGACAGTCTGGAAAGCCTAGACTTTTATACTGGGCTGTAAGATCCTGCTTGTTGTAATTAATTCCATGGTGTTAAACTAAGCATGAACATCCCTTCTGTGTAAAGTTCTACAAGGAACTACGTCTGCAAGGAAGCACTTGTCCTtcccatttttcactttttttttttaaacatcacaCTGCCTTTGCATTATTGAAAATTTATGTGATGATACTTTAGAGTAACATAATATTATGTActatctcttttcttttccctagcCACCAAGATTTGGAAAAACTGATGAGAAAAAGACTGTGTGGGGAACTCATGGAATGCTGAGAAACAAGGTTAGTTTGGATATTGTGTCTTGTCACAACCTAGCTGTCATGCAGACAGGTTTCATGAAGATCAAGGCATGCATGttggaaaactgaaatagtGTTCTGCATGGCAGAAATGTTGTTTAGGACAAATAGGATAAAAACCTTGatggcttttcattttcattttgcatttatgcATTTACTAAACCATACTAAAGTATGGTTTAGTAAATGCATAAAAGCTTTTACATTGTTCATAAGAAAGTGTACTTTCACAGTCATGTGACATGGCACAGTATGATTCGTACCTTTGTTAGAATTCCATCTTCTCGGTGGTTCTTCTGTAGGACATGCTGAAGTGCTAGCTGGATCTTCTGTTGGAGTTTTTCAATTTTTACCTTCTCCTGAAGCCATGAACGATCTAAATACAAATGGAGTTAACACCTCTAGTACTGCTTACATCCATCACATTCCACCAAGAAATACTAATTCTGTTGCAAATTTGTATTTCCTGTTTGCAATCTTCCTTACATTTTAACACTCTTACATAGGAAATGAGTTTCAAAATTCATAGGTTTTGGAATACATTCATtacttgcatttaaaattacttttataaagCCCTCAATAAGAAGATCGCTGCATATCTGAATAAGCTTTATTAATTATTTGCTAATAAGGTCTTTAAAATGCAGGGTGTTTACAAAACGAAGATAGCGACTTTTTAGTGGGAAATGAATAGATTACATAATGAACAAGCAGTTGGAGTGGATCTCTGCTTAGATCTACAGtgacatacagaaaaatcagaagcaatATTAAGCTATTCAAAAAGTGCTCCTAAACTTCCTAGCAGAAATGAAGGATTACCTGCGACATCCGGTGTGGCAGAACTGAGGGATTCTGTGGCTTAAATACTAAGACAAAGGGCAAACATAATTCCATCACGGCAAATAGCATAAGAATATATTTATGATGGAGTCAATAAACTCACTGTTGCTAATAGACTCTTCCAACACATACTGCTGAGTCCACTatgctgcagttttaaaaaagactATTTCCTTTGGTCTTATGCCAGACACAAACTGACTTTCTCCAGTGGTATCTTGTTTCACCCAACCTAATAAGTCTTCCCAGTACCTGGAGTACTATGTGAATCTGTTTGAGATAataatctcagaaaaaaacatattttatcatGTGCTTGTGACAATTCTGCTACAGCTCCAAGCTCACATACATTGGAAGCTGACTACATCAATTCAATGCTGTCCATGTTCTGCCTGTCCCACCTAGATTGCCCTGGTGATCTCAATCAACATGCATTTAAGCTTTTGCAAAGAAGCTATGTCATCAACAAGgagaaacactggaaaacatgGGTTTAGATTAGAATTTCCAACTTGATTTGTTcttaaatttatgttttaaatgtatttatgaaaaaaactGGTCATGAGGGACCAAAAAGATGTTGACATTTCACACTGTCTGATAGTCTTAGCTTTACCATTAAAAGatacttcaaaatgaaaatgaactctACCACAGAAACCTAGAGCAATACTTTCTCGCTTACCTGctgacattaaaacaaatgcagaaaacaaagctatcTCATCTTCTGTGAGGTGCATAGAACACAAACTTTTTCCAAATTCAAACACAAAACTAATGAAGTCTTCACACCCTGCCAAAAAGAAGGTACAGCTCATGCCAAattgtttaaaaccatttcaaaGCTACACAGTTGCTGATATATTCTGATGAAGGTGAAACATGGGTGTAAAATACTTTATGGGTGAACGTTCTTCCCCTTAAGGACTGTTGAGTGATGATAGTGAGATCTCACtcatgcttgattttttttttttacctattcaccctattttatttatttatttatttaccaatTTAACCTATGCCCACAAGTCCCCAGCTCCCCCACACCCTGGTACCCAGTATTCTGAAGCCTTTgtacattttatcttttctgttcttttggggtaaatacagataaaaacCAAGCCATTTTTGAACTCAAAATTGGTTTGGCTTTGTTGCTATTCtaaatgaaactttttcatGTCACTGTGGACTGGATGTTTTAAATGTGTActtgaaaaatgctgattttaagAATATTAAGTACACagaagagggaggggagaaaggcATACAAGGTACATGCAGGAGCAAAAGGATAAGCCAGGGTCTGAAAgcttttcatgcagaaaaagaacTGTGTCTCCTTTCATCCATTCTCTTGCTCACACAGGTGTAAGTCAGGTTACTGCTGCTGTTACACATGCTGTTACGCAGTTCACAAAAGCTGAGCCCTGCTTTGAAAGGGACTGCAACCCCTGTTGGAATAGGGTTCTCCTCTGCAGATCTCAGCCCCCAACCCAGCCTAAATTTCTGGGTGTAGTTGGTAACAGATGAAAGTAATGTTTCATTGGATCTAGTAGCAGGTAGAAGCCCACATCTGATACTGCATTCTCTGAATTGTTTGCACTCAGACTTTGTACCTTGAGGTATTTTAGAAAGGCATGGAATACTTCCGTAACTGTATGGTATTCTTCACTGCCATATTGTCACTGCCATTTTTCACTGCCCTCCAAAATGGCTTACATCCCAAATTTATACCCAATTAAATGcatccttttaaaattagaagtataaaaaaaaatgctacggtgttgtttaattaaaaaaatatttacaatattttactTGCAAATAACAACTTCAAAGCAGTAATGTCAGTGTATCCAAAAGAGACTTaaagtttcccttttttttcaaCAGGATACATCAAACTTTACAAGGGATTATGAAATCTGAGCTTCTGTTCTTCACAAGTGTGTCCAAAGTGATCTACCCTGATCTACAGTACGTGACGGATTTCAACACCAACAATCCTTTACTGCATGGAGTTAAGCTGTTCTAACTCCTGAAATCAGCTTGGCCTCAAACAGAGCCAGCACGATTGTTTACGAAATAAGCAGTTTGAGCTTTTCAActctcttttcatttgaataCTACAAGCTGGTATTTTCAAGGCAGCTGTCCCTCTTGCTCTTCTACcttattgtttttattctgtggtTTAAAATGCAACACTTGACATCTCCTTACCTAAGGACTTGAAAACCTCTGGGCTAGCATACTTGCCATCAAAGTAGACTGTGTTGTTCTGGGAGTCAAAGGCACGGCACATTCTGATGAACACAACCTCTAAAGACcctaaaacagaaacaatgtaTGTTTGACTATTTAAGTAGAGACTTCGGTTGCAAGTGAGgatttaaaaatttcaaaatgctctCCCTTCAGTATAGATCGAGTAGGGTAGTAGGTTTCTGAGGTGCAACAAAGAATAGTTCGATTTGAtagtagaattaaaataattcccaTAAACCCCTTTAGAAGTTTTTGTAAAAGCAACTTAGTTAatgctaataaatatttttcattagaataATGAAGTCTCTGAAGTCAAAGCAGTTCATTTAGATTATGCTCATGAAGCTTTAACAGCTTTGTCCAAGTAATCTGCATTACTTCTACAACATCTTGTGTAGAACAATCTGGATTTTTACCTTCAAATATGTTATTCACTATTAGTATGCCAAATCAAAAAAATTGAATCCAACTTCTTCATCCTTACACACTTACTGCTCCCTTTGCTCATAATGAAAATTTCATACATAGACTTGAACTCATCACAGAATgggtttgagttggaagggaccttaaacatcatctagttccaacccccctgccatgggcagggtaCAGCTTCCATTAAATGGAACTCATTCCATCCAGAGTAACCAAGAAAGCATATTATTTCAAACAGAAGACACACAGAATTTGTACGTTTTTTCTTGtactattttaaattatcattgTACAacgtatgtatatatgtatacataatcACTGTATACAACTAGCACTTTCCTCAGTCAAAACTAATAGAAGCAGACCTTAAAATTGACCCACATACctgcttttaaaagcacaatttGATCATTTTGACACAGTTCCATAAAGCCATCAATGCGTTTGGCAAATTCCACTACATACTGTATAGCTTCTGTTATTTTGACTGCGCATAACTGCCACATTACCTCCCTTTGCTGtttgagagagaagaaaaattgaaaagttaCTAATTAAGGTTTTAACGTTTGGAAAGCCCATTTTCATAAAGTAAAACTGAGCTGAAAATCAAAGTGGACTGAATTCTCTCCAGCAATCCTGGCTACAGTCTGCTTATAACAAAAGGGAAGTTAACCTCAAAGAAAAAGCCTCATGAAGATGagtgaaaatgcaaacatgTAAAACTTCTTCAGTGATGGCAGAGAGATCCAggctgcaatatttttaattcataagcCAAAAAATGTCCAAGTGTAATAATTCTGGTGTTTTCAGTGGGAATGTTACtcactgcatcaaaagaaaataccaaTTTACTCTAGCACTGCATAATCACGTTTTTCCTATCGacttctctgtttgttttttttttttttttttttttttttttttacagaacatGAATTATCTAACAAGCTGGTCTTCATAAGGATACGTATAAAGTATACATATATGAAGATCATCTTGTGAATGACATAAAGGCAGCATGCAATTAGTGAATTTCTCTTATGTTAATAATAATTCAGGATGAGATTATctaacaagtggaaaaaaatgatattccTACAGGTTAAGTATTTtttgtggaaatgaaaaataaattcaaagaacAGTGTGCTTTAGTAGTGACTCTCAAGATAGTTTTCCAAAAGTAGCCATTTGGTAGTAGTACGTGAATGGAAGgcataatgaaaatacaaacaggGATTAAAACGTACAAAACCCACTGGAGGCTTGGCAAGCATTCTGCTGCTATTCTATAGGTAAATCTGAAACACTGTGACAGCTGTAGAATGAATCAGGGATCCAACCCTGGCAATGAAGGTGGGAAATCTGATGGGTTCTGTGTTTATAACCTCAAAAGGAAATATACcatgcaaaacaagaaaacatcaaaCAAGCCAACAGGCTGTTTGACTGACTCCTATTCAGGTTCTTGTTTATTGGATAGGAATGGAAAATGAGTAAGACACTCCCATCCAAGACTCATGCATGTCCTCGTACTGATGAGTATTTTACAGATCAGCTGTAAAGAACTCTACAGTTACAACTTGATGgtttcaacagatttttttttttattttttattttttttggatgatAGGGGCGATTACAAACTAAGAAGAGTAAATAACATGTCatttaggaatgaaaaaaaatgctggtttgTTATCCGTTTATCAGTAAGAGACAAATACGTTTGGGGAGCTTTACCTTTTCCTGTACTTATAACAATCACAAATGCAAAGTATTTCCTGCCATACTCATTTAGACTCtaggagtgttttttttgttttgttttgaaaacacacaTAAATGTATATTCCTGATAGTaaacagaaagcagtgaaaaagtgaattttgcaGTGTGTTATGGGAATACCATGCTTTAGAAAAAGCTTGCCAATCTATGGCATGCTTTTATACCTTGTTCTGATAGTTCTcaatttcttcctgaagaaaagtCTGCCATGTTATCTGCTGTAGCTCTTCTCTCAAGTACTGGCAAGTTTCCATATGAGACTTGGAAATATTCTGTGCAAGATGTTCTAAAAGAAAGACCAAAAAGttatacacattaaaaatgcaaagctatACCTTCAGACACGAGGAAACTAACATATTCCATTTGCAAGTAGGAGGTGGGGAAAGGTTAGCTATTAGTACGCTTTAATTTCAGATCTCCTtggatttttcttcataaaaataaattaatgcaaaCTGCTAACAGACTCACagtaaacaaagcagaattCTGGATCTTAACATACCTGGCCCAGCGCATCCATTAGAGGGCACTCtgtacacgcacacacacatcACACACTCTCTCACAATGCAGTTCTGACATTTGAATGCAGGAACACAAAGTATAGTCCTTTCACTAGTTTGTAAGATGTTTAGGTgaacttgaatttatttttaaataaagaaaattgtatttggGACAAACTTCTTTCTTACACAGCAGTGGGTGCCAAAGAAAGCCTGCAAGAtcaaaaagcttgaaaaataaaggcaaaactCAGTGAAACCAGGGAGCATTCAAACTACTGCAAATTCAGTAAGTGGCCTTCCTGCTTTTATTAAGATAAAGTCAGCTTTGAAACCTGGGCTAAGAATTATACTGTGAAGTACTATTCAGacttaaaaatctttctcttttctaccTTGGCTCTTTACACATGTTTTAGCACATAACAAGTAGAGGCCTAGTGACTTGTCTCACAGTTCTGCAGTCAGTGCTTTTTCAAGTTAGGCCATTGCTGACAGGGAAGGCTTAAAGTGCCAAGTGCAAGGcgctgcacctgggtcagggcaatcccaaacatgagTACAGACGGGGTGATGAGTGGATtgagaacagctctgcagagaaggactcaTGGGTACTGGtagatgaaataaatacaacatgagttggcaatgtgtgcttgcagcccagaaagccaaccgtaccctgggccacatcaaaagaagtgtgacGTGACCAGCCAGTTGAggaaggtgattctcccccctctactctgctcttgtgtgagaccccacctgcagtACTGAGTTCAGCTCCAGGGCCCCCAGCCCAGGAAAGACATGGATCTCttggagcaggtccagaggagagccaagAAGATgctcaaagggctggagcacctctcctatgaagacagagAATTGGGgatgttcaacctggagaacagaaaattcTGGGGAGACCTCAGTATGTCCTTCCAGTAGTTAAAGTGAgcctacaagaaagatggggCAAGTCTCTTTGCCAGGATGTACACTGACAGGACAAGtggtaatgattttaaactaagagTAGATGTaaattagatatttggaagaaattctttactctgagggtggtgagactCTGGAACAGGCTACCCATGGAAGCtctggatgccccatccctggaagtgcccaaagccaggttggatggggctttgggcgACCTGGTTtggtgggaagtgtccctgcccatggcagggggttggaactaggtggtctttaaggtcccttccgatccaaaccattctgtgattctatgaaagtgAAAGAGCATGGTGATCATGAACTACATGACATCCTAAAGGATGCGAGTGTCAGGTCTTCTGTGAAATTTGCTTTATTAAATAACACCCTATCCCAAATCTTCACAAATTGAGCTGCTGGACTGATCAGTCTGTTTAGTACTTATTGCATTAAtagtttgatttaaaataatacctaaaatcagattttatgtGCTACCTGAACAATCAACAATCTACAACATAAGGTAGTTAATACTTCTGTTGTTATCATAGCTTTCATGTATTTCAGtagaatttttgtttaaaagtgtGTACTTAAAACATTTACTCTTTTACTTTCACTAGCAGCATCTGACAGCATTATTCATATGCCCTTGCAGAATACAGAAGGTGAAATTTTACCATATTATTCACTAACCTTAGCCTCAGTTCTGGACCATATTTAAGCACACACCTAAATACTTTCATTGAACAGCCACACCTTCCTAAATTGAAACCTTAGTCTGGAAGACAAACATTCTTCAGACATTGTTTGGCAATGTCAATGCTGGGCACCCAAATGACGTTCCATGGGGCTTAAATGCAAGCACTGTGTAAATAAAGGTAAGCAATACAACAAACTCATTTTACTAAAGGGTTCCAAACTCAACACCTGGCCTAAGGAGGAAAAgccctttctttttaatataggTTTAATGTTGATCTTTTACTAATTCCCACGAGAATTTTAACAACCATTTGAGTGAGACAAAGCCGGTAAAATAccttttatcttattttttcttctcatttttactttatctgTAACTGAAGGTACTTGGAGAAcgtaaatgaaaataaaaccagcagaatattttttatcacATGCTTGcctctaattaaaaaaaatagcaagagtTATTTTGGAATACCTGATTGTTTCAATTTTTAGGTTGTTTATTAATGGAATAATTAGGAATCTTAAAGCTGCTTCTCTCATGTTCTGTTCTAGTTCACTTTTGGCCGCTTGACACAGTGCTCTCTAATTTAAGTCTGGTGTTGATAAGTAATAGTTGTGGAATTCAGCCCTACTGTAATCATCAAGTGAAAGGTTTCAAGTAAAATGTCCTAATTAATGTGGCCATTATACGGATCTTAGGGAAATTATCAAAACATGCTCCACTGAAAATTTTTCTGAAGTATCTGAGTCCAGATTCTCTTCAACCACTGGAAAAGAGAACCGCCCTCAGATTACATTGATGTTTTGGTTCTGTATTTCCCAGATACAGGtaaacagtggaagaaaatcCACTGACTTTTCATGTTAGAAAATCATGACTTGTCATTAGAAAATATGGTATTTAACTAATGAAAAAGGAAGGTAagacattcaaaaataaatcttcaatTAAAGAAATACTCTGGTTGCTCAGCACTAAAAATTAGATTGTTCATCAGTATTCAGAAGGTACTATTACaagaattgaaaacaaaagcaacattaCTAGATCTGATCTGTAACACTTCTGTAATGTGTTCAACCATGATTAGGGTGTTGTGCGCTTCACAGAAGAATGCCCGTACATGCTCACAGCTGTCCTGAAACAGCATTCTCACTATCACCTGGCTAAATGTGTCATTTTAATCCAAAGGACACTATTAAGACAATTACAATGGaagtttttctctctcattacCTAATTCTGCCATGGACACAGTTGGAGAGGTCTCCCCATTTGTAAAAGAACAATAAGGGAAGAAGCCCGATGCTGGTGTGTAGTCACATATTGGTTCTGGTTTGATTCCATTAATATCAAGACCCGACTGATCTGGAGAAGGTTGTATGTCTAAGTAGAAGCTGCTAACTGCAGAGTCTGCTTTGCTACCTTCAGGGGTATGCCCATCAATGTAATTACTGAGGTCATCATGTAGCTCTGTTAACCCGTTGGTGGTGATATTGTATGTTGGTGTTAGTGGTTCTGCCTCTCCTGGTTGCTGCTGATGatctcgctgctgctgctgcattcgATGTTTCTGTACCTCCGCATACAGGCTGTCCCTCTGCTTTTTTGACATTCGACCAAACTTTACAGCTGAAATACAGATACACAAGACATTTCAATTCTATAAATCCactactgcattttatttgtcttgGGTCTTTAAAAATTACACTGAAGGAGACAGTATAAAAGCTAAATCAGCAAGATGGGCAGACCTGAGAATCACTTCTGTCAATTACCAGTAATATAACAGCATCATGTACTCTTTAAAACGCTGTTTTAGCATGCAACTTAAATTGACCATTAGAAGTTACTGTTTTAGCTTAATTTAttatctttccatttctgtgcctaaaatattttcttatatatcTACTGAAGTTGACCACATATCCCTTTAAGCATTCAAATTCCACCTAGAAAAGCAGAAGCTAAAAAGTACTATGCTTGTCTGACATGAAATGTCCAATTCCTGCCAGCAACATATTCATAATTCCTAAGAATATGTTATGTGATTTCTGGGACCTGTGTCAGCTGTAAAAGCCTCATAGTTTAATACGATGGCTACCACCTTGTATGCctctacagaaaagcaaatgtgttAGATGAACTAGTCATTACATTACATGGTCaaccatttcagatttttagttTCATgcccaataaaaaaaaaaaggaaaatttattttaagaagtataCATAATCTGAAAACTATCTCCTTAATCAGGCCTGATGTACATAGAGTAATGCACATGTGTGTGTAGAACATGCAACATTGCTGTCACTATTTCAGGGGGAAAAGACTGAGTTAAATCTTGAAATTGGGTAAGTGATGGCAGCCTCGTTACACCTGTGGAGGAGGTATACAAATATCAGCTGCAAATTCAGTTCTAATAGAGTTATGTAAGCTTCCATTTTACTGAGAGGTAGATTTGCATGTTTTACACTAGGTGTAATTTTGAGCTTAATAGTAACAGCACTGgaacacattttcttcagaaatataccattaaaaaaaaaacaaacaccacaacaCAGGTTTGAAGAAACActgattttctctctgatttttttccactattcATTATACATGCATTTAACTTCTGTATATATTCTAAAACAGTTCTGATCTGTATCAGTATGGCAGACCATTACTTGCAACAACAATATGTCACTTAAATTGGAATGAATACATAGAGGTAGTATTAACGTTAAGACTAAAAACTGCATCTTCAAGTGAC is part of the Cygnus atratus isolate AKBS03 ecotype Queensland, Australia chromosome 11, CAtr_DNAZoo_HiC_assembly, whole genome shotgun sequence genome and encodes:
- the RORA gene encoding nuclear receptor ROR-alpha isoform X4 yields the protein MRNPKSSAQIEIIPCKICGDKSSGIHYGVITCEGCKGFFRRSQQSNATYSCPRQKNCLIDRTSRNRCQHCRLQKCLAVGMSRDAVKFGRMSKKQRDSLYAEVQKHRMQQQQRDHQQQPGEAEPLTPTYNITTNGLTELHDDLSNYIDGHTPEGSKADSAVSSFYLDIQPSPDQSGLDINGIKPEPICDYTPASGFFPYCSFTNGETSPTVSMAELEHLAQNISKSHMETCQYLREELQQITWQTFLQEEIENYQNKQREVMWQLCAVKITEAIQYVVEFAKRIDGFMELCQNDQIVLLKAGSLEVVFIRMCRAFDSQNNTVYFDGKYASPEVFKSLGCEDFISFVFEFGKSLCSMHLTEDEIALFSAFVLMSADRSWLQEKVKIEKLQQKIQLALQHVLQKNHREDGILTKLICKVSTLRALCGRHTEKLMAFKAIYPDIVRLHFPPLYKELFTSEFEPAMQIDG